Proteins found in one Planococcus citri chromosome 2, ihPlaCitr1.1, whole genome shotgun sequence genomic segment:
- the LOC135836843 gene encoding uncharacterized protein LOC135836843, which yields MANTSARNDFHEEEKSRQENEKFGLFVLEDLLKKNLVTDIGNIIYTAGEDLLSSRQNMSVTDISEPFCDNIILAKIYNDYSCEKQKPRKMPYTVKKNITSFSINYLKRKFNQFLGTSTSSQPTYSVRTDGLAYSLWNMNNGRANGIKEIIREKNLTYIIEQKFHDPVYMIFKIDLADENFTTLLDQLPMILQELQRNHYFLLDLDITQDLTGIFNKKEMCNFLKRNKEFRENFNEIVDNDTSVGIDCLTWVNSNTRVKIYNKFICQMTSPGVRQRIGNHIVDFIDGRNKRLRETFQSYLARLHGVLRLEATIYNYNYSCSGSDKSYDPVKHCRNLLANCTKYLKSAPIYSVPIQTMWRKLTDELRNSCCLINDNILQYVYWANGVTGKFTGIVIELPTNDPNERERLINYAISQFSFNNLPVNKVEIVNGLNGKSVLLECYTKQGATYFSSSYTFGSSIPIDLNITETGLIPTDNVIPQVLRHSKSPILCRITKTDPESDFNRYEPSSKKRKLDSENGSQGREAESLLRRFRQTEWILPNETEFAEFRTNGMDYYNGYPFPEIEELRFYTDESQYWNDADSLFGIHTANLTFQCDDLDDDEMEDFESDSDY from the exons ATGGCAAACACAAGTG CTCGAAATGATTTTCACGAGGAAGAGAAATCCAGGCAAGAAAACGAGAAGTTCGGTTTATTCGTATTGGAAGACTTGCTCAAAAAGAACCTCGTGACAGATATTGGTAATATCATCTACACAGCCGGTGAAGACCTTCTTTCCAGTAGACAAAATATGTCTGTGACGGATATCTCAGAACCATTTTGTGATAATATCATCTTAGCTAAAATTTACAACGATTATAGCTGCGAGAAACAGAAACCCCGTAAAATGCCGTACACCGTGAAGAAAAACATAACGTCGTTTTCCATCAACTATTTAAAACGTAAATTCAACCAGTTCCTTGGTACGAGTACATCGTCGCAACCAACATACTCCGTTCGAACAGATGGTTTGGCGTATTCTTTGTGGAATATGAATAATGGAAGAGCAAATGGGATCAAAGaaattattcgagaaaaaaatttgacctaTATTATTGAACAGAAATTCCATGATCCGGTttacatgattttcaaaattgatcttgccgatgaaaattttacaactctCTTGGATCAATTACCAATGATTCTGCAAGAACTCCAAAGAAACCATTATTTCCTCTTGGATTTGGATATTACTCAAGATTTGACCGGCATTTTCAACAAGAAAGAAATGTGcaatttcttgaaaagaaacaaagaatttcgagaaaatttcaacgagATCGTAGATAACGACACCAGTGTAGGAATCGATTGCTTGACTTGGGTAAATTCGAATACCCGggttaaaatttataataaattcaTTTGTCAAATGACAAGCCCCGGAGTTCGTCAAAGAATTGGAAACCACATCGTAGATTTTATCGATGGTCGGAATAAACGGCTAAGAGAAACCTTTCAGTCGTATTTAGCTAGACTCCATGGAGTCCTTCGATTAGAGGCGACCATTTATAATTATAACTATTCGTGTTCAGGATCTGATAAATCGTACGACCCGGTAAAACATTGTCGAAATTTACTGGCGAATTGCACAAAATACTTGAAATCCGCTCCTATTTACTCTGTACCAATTCAAACGATGTGGAGAAAACTGACCGATGAATTGCGCAACAGTTGCTGTCTCATAAATGATAATATCCTACAATACGTGTATTGGGCGAATGGCGTTACTGGAAAATTCACAGGAATTGTTATCGAACTACCTACTAATGACCCGAATGAACGAGAAAGACTCATCAATTATGCTATATCTCAATTCAGCTTTAATAATTTACCAGTCAATAAAGTGGAAATTGTCAACGGTCTCAATGGCAAGAGCGTACTCCTGGAATGTTACACAAAACAAGGAGCGACGTATTTTTCTAGTTCCTACACGTTTGGCTCGAGTATTCCGATCGATCTAAATATTACCGAAACCGGATTAATTCCAACCGACAACGTGATTCCTCAAGTTTTGAGACACTCCAAATCACCCATCTTGTGCCGGATTACAAAAACGGATCCCGAATCGGACTTCAATCGCTACGAACCAAGTTCAAAGAAACGAAAACTCGACTCGGAAAATGGATCACAAGGAAGAGAAGCCGAAAGTTTGTTACGTCGTTTTAGACAAACTGAATGGATACTACCCAATGAAACCGAATTCGCAGAATTCAGAACGAACGGTATGGATTATTACAATGGATATCCGTTTccagaaattgaagaattgcGCTTTTACACTGATGAAAGTCAATATTGGAATGACGCTGATTCGCTATTTGGCATCCACACTGCCAATTTAACCTTCCAGTGTGATGACCTGGACGACGACGAAATGGAAGATTTTGAAAGCGATTCCGACTATTAA
- the LOC135836844 gene encoding uncharacterized protein LOC135836844 isoform X1 codes for MANISAAGDASSSVGNVDFHEEEKSTQENEKFGLFVLEDLLKRNLVTDIGNIMYTAGEGLLSSRQNMSVTDISEPFCDNIILAKIYNDYSCEKQKYRKTPYTVKKKATSFSINYLKHKFNHFLGTSTSSQPKYSIRTDGSAYSLWNMKNGRANGIEEIIRENNLTDIIKNKYRDPVYMIFKIDLADVNFTTLLKQLPMILQELRRNHYFLLDLNITQDLTGIFNKKEMCNYLKRNKEFRENFNVIVDNDKSVGIDCLTWVNSNTRVKIYNKFVCQMTSPGVRQKIGNRIVDFIYCPNNRLSETFQSDLAQRHGILRLEATIYNYNYSYPGSDKSYDPVKHCRNLLANCKKYLESAPIYSVPIQTMWRKLINELRNSCCLVNDNILQYVYWANGVTGKFTGIVIELPTNDPNERERLINYAISQFSFNNLPVNKVEIVNGLNGKSEVRECYIKNGDTYFSYSYTFDSSIPIDLNITETGLVPTDNVIPRVLRHSESPFVYPITKIDPEPDLNPYEPSPKKRKLDSENGSQEREADGSWLSDFRHNEWMDLDSTGYYKVFAFAVVKSQNSRSFVVVYTQNNRRIRQFYSVKGVSKSEFIDRYYDESLLIEGGYKIIPADDMTTLPATNL; via the exons ATGGCAAACATAAGTG CAGCCGGAGATGCCTCTTCGTCCGTtggaaatgttgattttcacgAGGAAGAGAAATCCACGCAAGAAAACGAGAAGTTCGGTTTATTCGTATTGGAAGACTTGCTCAAAAGGAACCTCGTGACAGATATTGGTAATATCATGTACACAGCCGGTGAAGGCCTTCTTTCCAGTAGACAAAATATGTCTGTGACGGATATCTCAGAACCATTTTGTGATAATATCATCTTAGCTAAAATTTACAACGATTATAGCTGCGAAAAACAGAAATACCGTAAAACGCCGTACACTGTGAAGAAAAAAGCAACGTCGTTTTCCATCAACTATTTAAAACATAAATTCAACCACTTCCTTGGTACGAGTACATCGTCGCagccaaaatattcaattcgaaCAGATGGTTCGGCGTATTCTTTATGGAATATGAAAAATGGAAGAGCAAATGGGATCGAAGAAATtattcgagaaaataatttaacCGATATTATTAAAAACAAGTACCGAGATCCGGTttacatgattttcaaaattgatctagCAGATGTAAATTTTACAACTCTCTTGAAACAATTACCGATGATTCTTCAAGAACTCCGAAGAAACCATTATTTTCTCTTGGATCTGAATATTACTCAAGATTTGACCGGCATTTTCAACAAGAAAGAAATGTGCAATTACTTGAAAAGAAACAAagaatttcgagaaaatttcaacgtgATCGTAGATAACGACAAAAGTGTAGGGATCGATTGCTTGACTTGGGTAAATTCGAATACCCGggttaaaatttataataaattcGTTTGTCAAATGACAAGCCCCGGAGttcgtcaaaaaattggaaaccgCATCGTGGATTTCATCTATTGCCCGAATAACCGACTAAGCGAAACCTTTCAGTCGGATTTAGCTCAACGCCATGGAATCCTTCGATTAGAGGCGACCATTTATAATTATAACTATTCGTATCCAGGATCTGATAAATCGTACGACCCGGTAAAACATTGTCGAAATTTACTGgcgaattgcaaaaaatacttgGAATCCGCTCCTATTTACTCTGTACCAATTCAAACGATGTGGAGAAAACTGATCAATGAATTGCGCAACAGTTGCTGTCTCGTAAATGATAATATCCTACAATACGTGTATTGGGCGAATGGCGTTACTGGAAAATTCACAGGGATTGTTATCGAACTACCAACGAATGACCCGAATGAACGAGAACGACTCATCAACTATGCTATATCTCAATTCAGCTTCAATAATTTACCAGTCAATAAAGTGGAAATTGTCAACGGTCTCAATGGCAAGAGCGAGGTCAGAGAATGCTACATAAAAAATGGAGATACGTATTTTTCTTATTCCTATACGTTTGACTCGAGTATTCCGATCGATCTAAATATTACCGAAACCGGATTAGTTCCAACCGACAACGTGATTCCTCGAGTTTTGAGACACTCCGAATCACCCTTCGTGTACCCGATTACGAAAATTGATCCCGAACCAGACTTAAATCCTTACGAACCAAGTCCAAAGAAACGAAAACTTGACTCAGAAAATGGATCACAAGAACGAGAAGCCGATGGAAGTTGGTTAAGTGATTTTAGACACAATGAATGGATGGATTTAGATTCGACAGGATATTATAAAGTTTTCGCATTTGCTGTCGTAAAATCCCAAAATTCTCGTAGCTTTGTTGTAGTATACACACAAAACAACCGAAGAATCAGACAGTTTTACTCCGTAAAAGGAGTTAGTAAAAGTGAATTCATAGATCGCTACTATGATGAAAGTTTACTCATCGAAGGCGGTTATAAAATTATCCCTGCTGATGATATGACTACCCTACCGGCCACAAATCTCTAA
- the LOC135836844 gene encoding uncharacterized protein LOC135836844 isoform X2 encodes MANISAGDASSSVGNVDFHEEEKSTQENEKFGLFVLEDLLKRNLVTDIGNIMYTAGEGLLSSRQNMSVTDISEPFCDNIILAKIYNDYSCEKQKYRKTPYTVKKKATSFSINYLKHKFNHFLGTSTSSQPKYSIRTDGSAYSLWNMKNGRANGIEEIIRENNLTDIIKNKYRDPVYMIFKIDLADVNFTTLLKQLPMILQELRRNHYFLLDLNITQDLTGIFNKKEMCNYLKRNKEFRENFNVIVDNDKSVGIDCLTWVNSNTRVKIYNKFVCQMTSPGVRQKIGNRIVDFIYCPNNRLSETFQSDLAQRHGILRLEATIYNYNYSYPGSDKSYDPVKHCRNLLANCKKYLESAPIYSVPIQTMWRKLINELRNSCCLVNDNILQYVYWANGVTGKFTGIVIELPTNDPNERERLINYAISQFSFNNLPVNKVEIVNGLNGKSEVRECYIKNGDTYFSYSYTFDSSIPIDLNITETGLVPTDNVIPRVLRHSESPFVYPITKIDPEPDLNPYEPSPKKRKLDSENGSQEREADGSWLSDFRHNEWMDLDSTGYYKVFAFAVVKSQNSRSFVVVYTQNNRRIRQFYSVKGVSKSEFIDRYYDESLLIEGGYKIIPADDMTTLPATNL; translated from the exons ATGGCAAACATAAGTG CCGGAGATGCCTCTTCGTCCGTtggaaatgttgattttcacgAGGAAGAGAAATCCACGCAAGAAAACGAGAAGTTCGGTTTATTCGTATTGGAAGACTTGCTCAAAAGGAACCTCGTGACAGATATTGGTAATATCATGTACACAGCCGGTGAAGGCCTTCTTTCCAGTAGACAAAATATGTCTGTGACGGATATCTCAGAACCATTTTGTGATAATATCATCTTAGCTAAAATTTACAACGATTATAGCTGCGAAAAACAGAAATACCGTAAAACGCCGTACACTGTGAAGAAAAAAGCAACGTCGTTTTCCATCAACTATTTAAAACATAAATTCAACCACTTCCTTGGTACGAGTACATCGTCGCagccaaaatattcaattcgaaCAGATGGTTCGGCGTATTCTTTATGGAATATGAAAAATGGAAGAGCAAATGGGATCGAAGAAATtattcgagaaaataatttaacCGATATTATTAAAAACAAGTACCGAGATCCGGTttacatgattttcaaaattgatctagCAGATGTAAATTTTACAACTCTCTTGAAACAATTACCGATGATTCTTCAAGAACTCCGAAGAAACCATTATTTTCTCTTGGATCTGAATATTACTCAAGATTTGACCGGCATTTTCAACAAGAAAGAAATGTGCAATTACTTGAAAAGAAACAAagaatttcgagaaaatttcaacgtgATCGTAGATAACGACAAAAGTGTAGGGATCGATTGCTTGACTTGGGTAAATTCGAATACCCGggttaaaatttataataaattcGTTTGTCAAATGACAAGCCCCGGAGttcgtcaaaaaattggaaaccgCATCGTGGATTTCATCTATTGCCCGAATAACCGACTAAGCGAAACCTTTCAGTCGGATTTAGCTCAACGCCATGGAATCCTTCGATTAGAGGCGACCATTTATAATTATAACTATTCGTATCCAGGATCTGATAAATCGTACGACCCGGTAAAACATTGTCGAAATTTACTGgcgaattgcaaaaaatacttgGAATCCGCTCCTATTTACTCTGTACCAATTCAAACGATGTGGAGAAAACTGATCAATGAATTGCGCAACAGTTGCTGTCTCGTAAATGATAATATCCTACAATACGTGTATTGGGCGAATGGCGTTACTGGAAAATTCACAGGGATTGTTATCGAACTACCAACGAATGACCCGAATGAACGAGAACGACTCATCAACTATGCTATATCTCAATTCAGCTTCAATAATTTACCAGTCAATAAAGTGGAAATTGTCAACGGTCTCAATGGCAAGAGCGAGGTCAGAGAATGCTACATAAAAAATGGAGATACGTATTTTTCTTATTCCTATACGTTTGACTCGAGTATTCCGATCGATCTAAATATTACCGAAACCGGATTAGTTCCAACCGACAACGTGATTCCTCGAGTTTTGAGACACTCCGAATCACCCTTCGTGTACCCGATTACGAAAATTGATCCCGAACCAGACTTAAATCCTTACGAACCAAGTCCAAAGAAACGAAAACTTGACTCAGAAAATGGATCACAAGAACGAGAAGCCGATGGAAGTTGGTTAAGTGATTTTAGACACAATGAATGGATGGATTTAGATTCGACAGGATATTATAAAGTTTTCGCATTTGCTGTCGTAAAATCCCAAAATTCTCGTAGCTTTGTTGTAGTATACACACAAAACAACCGAAGAATCAGACAGTTTTACTCCGTAAAAGGAGTTAGTAAAAGTGAATTCATAGATCGCTACTATGATGAAAGTTTACTCATCGAAGGCGGTTATAAAATTATCCCTGCTGATGATATGACTACCCTACCGGCCACAAATCTCTAA
- the LOC135836847 gene encoding histone H3 yields the protein MARTKQTARKSTGGKAPRKQLATKAARKSAPATGGVKKPHRYRPGTVALREIRRYQKSTELLIRKLPFQRLVREIAQDFKTDLRFQSSAVMALQEASEAYLVGLFEDTNLCAIHAKRVTIMPKDIQLARRIRGERA from the coding sequence ATGGCTCGTACCAAGCAAACCGCTCGTAAATCCACCGGAGGAAAAGCCCCGAGAAAACAATTGGCCACCAAAGCTGCCCGTAAAAGCGCACCAGCCACCGGAGGCGTGAAGAAACCTCACAGATACCGTCCCGGAACCGTAGCTTTGAGAGAAATCCGTCGGTACCAGAAATCGACCGAACTTTTGATCCGTAAATTACCTTTCCAACGGTTGGTTCGTGAAATCGCTCAAGATTTCAAAACTGATTTACGTTTCCAAAGCTCTGCGGTGATGGCTCTTCAAGAAGCCAGCGAAGCTTACTTGGTTGGTCTTTTTGAAGATACCAACTTGTGCGCCATCCACGCTAAGCGTGTGACTATTATGCCGAAAGATATCCAATTGGCAAGAAGAATCCGTGGTGAACGTGCTTAA
- the LOC135836853 gene encoding histone H4, whose protein sequence is MTGRGKGGKGLGKGGAKRHRKVLRDNIQGITKPAIRRLARRGGVKRISGLIYEETRGVLKVFLENVIRDAVTYTEHAKRKTVTAMDVVYALKRQGRTLYGFGG, encoded by the coding sequence ATGACTGGTCGCGGTAAAGGTGGTAAAGGTCTCGGAAAAGGTGGCGCCAAACGTCATCGTAAAGTTCTACGTGATAACATCCAAGGTATCACGAAACCAGCAATCCGTCGTTTAGCCAGACGTGGTGGTGTCAAACGTATCTCCGGTTTGATCTACGAAGAAACCCGTGGTGTCCTGAAAGTTTTCTTGGAAAACGTAATCCGTGATGCTGTCACCTACACCGAACATGCCAAGAGGAAAACCGTCACCGCCATGGATGTCGTATACGCCTTAAAACGCCAAGGCAGAACCCTCTACGGTTTCGGAGGTTAA
- the LOC135836851 gene encoding histone H2A — MSGRGKGGKVKGKSKTRSSRAGLQFPVGRIHRLLRKGNYAERVGGGAPVYLAAVMEYLAAEVLELAGNAARDNKKTRIIPRHLQLAIRNDEELNKLLSGVTIAQGGVLPNIQAVLLPKKTEKKA; from the coding sequence ATGTCTGGTCGTGGTAAAGGCGGTAAAGTCAAGGGAAAGTCAAAGACCCGTTCTTCCCGTGCTGGATTACAATTCCCAGTTGGTCGTATCCATCGTCTGCTGCGTAAAGGAAATTACGCTGAACGTGTCGGAGGCGGTGCTCCAGTATACCTAGCTGCTGTTATGGAATATTTGGCCGCTGAAGTTTTGGAGTTGGCAGGTAATGCCGCTCGTGATAATAAGAAGACTCGTATTATCCCCAGACATTTGCAACTCGCCATCAGAAACGACGAAGAATTGAACAAGCTGTTGTCCGGTGTCACCATTGCTCAAGGTGGTGTCCTCCCGAACATTCAAGCTGTTCTTTTACCGAAGAAAACCGAGAAGAAAGCTTAA
- the LOC135836850 gene encoding histone H2B-like: MAPPKSAGKAVKKAGKAQKNIKKDDGKKKHKKRKESYAIYIYKVLKQVHPDTGVSSKAMSIMNSFVNDIFERIAAESSRLAHYNKRSTITSREVQTAVRLLLPGELAKHAVSEGTKAVTKYTSSK, from the coding sequence ATGGCTCCTCCGAAAAGCGCTGGTAAAGCTGTCAAGAAGGCCGGTAAAGCCCAGAAGAACATCAAGAAAGACGATGGCAAAAAGAAGCACAAGAAAAGGAAAGAATCCTATGCTATCTACATTTACAAAGTCTTGAAGCAAGTCCATCCTGACACTGGTGTCAGCTCGAAGGCGATGAGCATCATGAACTCGTTCGTCAACGACATTTTCGAAAGAATTGCCGCTGAATCGAGCCGTTTAGCTCATTACAACAAGCGTTCCACCATCACCAGTCGGGAGGTTCAGACCGCTGTCCGTCTTCTTTTACCTGGTGAATTGGCCAAGCACGCTGTTTCCGAAGGTACGAAAGCCGTCACCAAATACACCAGTTCGAAGTAA
- the LOC135836848 gene encoding histone H3: MARTKQTARKSTGGKAPRKQLATKAARKSAPATGGVKKPHRYRPGTVALREIRRYQKSTELLIRKLPFQRLVREIAQDFKTDLRFQSSAVMALQEASEAYLVGLFEDTNLCAIHAKRVTIMPKDIQLARRIRGERA, translated from the coding sequence ATGGCTCGTACCAAGCAAACCGCTCGTAAATCCACCGGAGGAAAAGCCCCGAGAAAACAATTGGCCACCAAAGCTGCCCGTAAAAGCGCACCAGCTACCGGAGGAGTGAAGAAACCTCATCGTTATCGTCCCGGTACGGTCGCTCTTCGTGAAATTCGTCGTTACCAGAAATCGACCGAACTTTTGATCCGTAAATTACCGTTCCAACGGTTGGTTCGTGAAATCGCTCAAGATTTCAAAACCGATTTACGTTTCCAAAGCTCTGCCGTTATGGCTTTACAAGAAGCTAGCGAAGCTTACTTGGTCGGTCTTTTCGAAGATACCAACTTGTGCGCTATTCACGCTAAGCGTGTAACGATCATGCCTAAGGATATCCAATTGGCGAGAAGAATCCGTGGAGAAAGAGCTTAA